One region of Bradyrhizobium betae genomic DNA includes:
- a CDS encoding L,D-transpeptidase family protein, with amino-acid sequence MRDCLNHRAGFDRVLMTVAATFLTVSASSALAQDQARSSAAELAIEAAIPRPEPANVAPPTAADIKLDSTATVQDSAKEQTKEPVKAEAAPAPAKVDTKPSDVATTPAPEAPKSETAKSEPAKSEPAKSEPVKAETATATPAAPAAPAAAAPAAEPVKAASNVPAADQPVADKLKDIIGAKTSRHFDRKNERAAVEKFYGARDFAPVWTQGGSLTAAAKGVIARLKDAASDGLNPADYPVPDFAAATNPDALADAELKLTASMFDYARQAQSGRMHWSQVSGDILYPEHPVDPGEVLAKITTATDASAALDSYNPPQKLYKELKAKLAELRGQGNGPVIEIADGPALKYTPAGKKQAEIVVEDPRVPQLRAKLGLAENVSDTRYDAAVAEAVRKFQNSAELKATGILDDKTVKAINTPKRDKQIDVVLVNMERWRWLPRDLGVPSLGDAYVILNIPDYTLKVMQRGQQVWTTRVVTGKPGTHATPLLTETMKYITVNPTWNVPPSIVYNEYLPALQQDPTVLQRMGLKLEQNRDGSVHISQPPGEANALGRIRFNFPNKFLVYQHDTPDKNLFARDDRAFSHGCMRVQNPDQYASVLLNIALPNEKYTPERVRSMYGKSEIDLKFPTPIPVNITYQTAFVDDGGKLQFRKDVYGRDATMINILKNSRGKDLENIVAHSQPSYSRPATTLPNGVAVANNGGSSGPNFFERLFGAPTPPPAPVGRRPQQQRVFTR; translated from the coding sequence ATGCGTGACTGTTTGAACCACCGTGCAGGCTTTGACCGCGTTTTGATGACGGTCGCGGCAACCTTCCTCACGGTATCGGCCAGCTCGGCCCTGGCACAGGATCAGGCGCGCAGCAGCGCCGCCGAGCTCGCGATCGAAGCCGCGATCCCACGCCCCGAGCCGGCAAACGTCGCCCCCCCGACCGCAGCGGACATCAAGCTCGACAGCACCGCCACGGTGCAGGACTCCGCGAAGGAGCAGACCAAGGAACCCGTGAAGGCCGAAGCCGCACCGGCACCTGCCAAGGTCGACACCAAGCCTTCCGACGTGGCCACCACGCCCGCGCCCGAGGCGCCGAAGAGCGAGACGGCCAAATCTGAACCAGCCAAATCTGAACCAGCCAAGTCTGAACCTGTAAAGGCCGAAACTGCGACGGCAACGCCGGCTGCGCCTGCGGCCCCCGCCGCAGCAGCTCCCGCCGCGGAGCCGGTGAAGGCTGCGAGCAACGTTCCCGCCGCGGACCAGCCGGTCGCCGACAAGCTCAAGGACATCATCGGCGCCAAGACCTCGCGCCATTTCGACCGCAAGAACGAGCGCGCGGCGGTCGAGAAGTTCTACGGCGCACGTGACTTCGCGCCGGTCTGGACGCAAGGCGGCAGCCTGACCGCTGCGGCCAAGGGCGTGATCGCGCGGCTGAAGGATGCCGCCTCGGACGGCCTCAATCCGGCCGACTATCCGGTGCCGGATTTCGCCGCCGCCACTAACCCCGATGCGCTCGCCGATGCCGAGCTGAAGCTCACCGCCAGCATGTTCGACTATGCGCGCCAGGCCCAGAGCGGCCGCATGCACTGGTCCCAGGTCAGCGGCGACATCCTCTATCCCGAGCATCCGGTCGATCCGGGCGAGGTGCTCGCCAAGATCACGACCGCGACCGACGCCTCCGCTGCGCTCGACAGCTACAACCCGCCGCAGAAGCTCTACAAGGAACTGAAGGCCAAGCTCGCAGAGCTCCGCGGCCAGGGCAACGGCCCGGTGATCGAGATCGCCGACGGTCCGGCGCTGAAATACACCCCGGCCGGCAAGAAGCAGGCTGAAATCGTCGTGGAAGATCCGCGCGTGCCGCAGCTCCGCGCCAAGCTCGGTCTCGCCGAGAACGTCAGCGACACCCGCTATGACGCGGCGGTCGCCGAAGCCGTGCGCAAATTCCAGAACAGCGCCGAGCTGAAGGCGACCGGCATCCTCGACGACAAGACCGTCAAGGCGATCAATACGCCGAAGCGCGACAAGCAGATCGACGTCGTGCTGGTTAACATGGAGCGCTGGCGCTGGCTGCCGCGCGACCTCGGCGTGCCCTCGCTGGGCGATGCCTATGTCATTCTGAACATTCCCGACTACACGCTGAAGGTGATGCAGCGCGGCCAGCAGGTCTGGACCACCCGCGTCGTCACCGGCAAGCCGGGCACGCATGCGACGCCGCTGCTGACCGAGACGATGAAATACATCACGGTCAACCCGACCTGGAACGTGCCGCCGTCGATCGTCTACAATGAATATCTGCCGGCGCTTCAGCAGGACCCGACCGTGCTCCAGCGCATGGGACTCAAGCTCGAGCAGAACCGCGACGGCTCGGTGCACATCTCCCAGCCGCCCGGTGAAGCCAACGCGCTCGGCCGCATCCGCTTCAACTTCCCGAACAAGTTCCTGGTCTATCAGCACGACACGCCGGACAAGAACCTGTTCGCGCGGGACGATCGCGCCTTCAGCCACGGCTGCATGCGGGTGCAGAACCCGGATCAGTACGCCTCGGTTCTACTCAACATTGCCTTGCCGAACGAGAAGTACACGCCGGAGCGCGTGCGCAGCATGTACGGCAAGAGCGAGATCGACCTGAAATTCCCGACCCCGATCCCGGTCAACATCACCTATCAGACCGCGTTCGTGGATGACGGCGGCAAGCTTCAATTCCGCAAGGACGTCTATGGCCGCGACGCGACCATGATCAACATCCTGAAGAACAGCCGCGGCAAGGACCTCGAGAACATCGTGGCTCACTCGCAGCCGAGCTATTCGCGCCCGGCGACGACGCTGCCGAACGGCGTGGCGGTGGCCAACAATGGCGGCTCGTCCGGCCCGAACTTCTTCGAGCGGCTGTTCGGGGCCCCGACCCCGCCGCCGGCTCCGGTCGGCCGCCGTCCCCAGCAGCAGAGGGTATTCACCCGCTGA
- a CDS encoding DUF1244 domain-containing protein: protein MAIDDKTRTELEAAAFRRLVDHLKTRTDVQNIDLMNLAGFCRNCLSNWLKDAADAQGVALSKDESREAVYGMSYETWKSKYQGTATPEQIEAMKKVHPHGH from the coding sequence ATGGCAATCGACGACAAAACCAGAACGGAGCTCGAGGCGGCCGCCTTCCGGCGCCTGGTCGATCATTTGAAGACGCGGACCGACGTTCAGAACATCGATCTGATGAATCTGGCGGGCTTCTGCCGCAACTGCCTATCCAACTGGCTCAAGGACGCCGCCGACGCCCAGGGCGTCGCCTTGAGCAAGGACGAGAGCCGCGAGGCCGTCTACGGCATGTCCTACGAGACCTGGAAGTCGAAATACCAGGGCACGGCGACGCCCGAGCAGATCGAGGCGATGAAGAAGGTCCATCCCCACGGGCACTGA
- a CDS encoding DUF1036 domain-containing protein — protein MIAESPRSPLRLLARLVPVLVVGLLCLWASPASADFRLCNNTSSRVGIALGYKDAEGWTTEGWWNISSRSCETLLRGTLVARYYYIYAIDYDRGGEWSGQAFMCSRDKEFTIRGTEDCLARGYDRTGYFEVDTGEQRAWTVQLTDANEQPSRQQRVPGLPGPVGPGGGVPGLPNGPPGATPPGSPGLSPPPGNKP, from the coding sequence ATGATCGCCGAATCTCCCCGCTCCCCCCTTCGCCTGCTCGCCCGGTTGGTCCCGGTGCTGGTGGTTGGCCTGCTGTGCCTCTGGGCCAGCCCGGCCTCCGCCGATTTCCGGCTCTGCAACAACACCTCGAGCCGCGTCGGCATTGCGCTCGGCTACAAGGACGCCGAGGGCTGGACCACCGAGGGCTGGTGGAACATCTCGTCCCGCTCCTGCGAGACCCTGCTGCGGGGAACGCTGGTCGCCCGCTACTATTACATCTACGCGATCGACTATGACCGCGGCGGCGAATGGTCGGGCCAGGCCTTCATGTGCTCGCGCGACAAGGAATTCACCATCCGCGGCACCGAGGATTGCCTCGCGCGCGGCTACGACCGGACCGGCTATTTCGAGGTCGACACCGGCGAGCAGCGGGCCTGGACGGTGCAGCTCACCGACGCAAACGAGCAGCCGTCGCGGCAGCAGCGCGTGCCCGGCCTGCCCGGCCCGGTGGGCCCGGGTGGCGGCGTTCCTGGTTTGCCCAACGGTCCGCCCGGTGCTACGCCCCCGGGCTCGCCCGGCCTGTCACCCCCGCCTGGAAATAAGCCATGA
- a CDS encoding DUF2312 domain-containing protein, with amino-acid sequence MATSAAVRDDEPATKFAKDQLKSIIERIERLEEEKKAISDDIRDVYAESKGNGYDVKALRTIVRMRKQDPNERAEAETILETYMQALGML; translated from the coding sequence ATGGCCACCTCCGCCGCCGTCCGCGACGACGAGCCCGCGACGAAATTTGCCAAGGACCAGCTCAAATCCATCATCGAGCGCATCGAGCGGCTGGAGGAAGAGAAGAAGGCGATCTCCGACGACATTCGCGACGTCTATGCCGAGAGCAAGGGCAACGGCTACGACGTCAAGGCGCTGCGCACCATCGTGCGGATGCGCAAGCAGGACCCCAACGAGCGCGCCGAGGCCGAGACGATTCTCGAGACCTACATGCAGGCGCTGGGAATGCTCTGA
- a CDS encoding sigma-54-dependent transcriptional regulator — MAASILIADDDAVARRLVENMVQKCGYETIVVDSGDAAIAALTAPDAPAIDGVILDLVMPGLDGMGVLAKIREAGLSLPVIVQTAHGGIDNVISAMRAGAADFVVKPVGMERLQVSLRNALNASALKGELQRIRHSREGRLTFSDIITRAEAMAPVMRTAQKAAGSSIPVLIEGDSGVGKEMFARAIHGSGERKAKPFVAVNCGAIPDNLVESILFGHEKGAFTGATERHTGKFVEAHGGTLFLDEVSELPLTAQVKLLRALQEGAVEAVGGRKPVKVDVRIISATNRRLLERVKQGHFREDLFYRLHVLPLTIPSLRARREDIPHLLRHFLARFAAEENRPIAGISGEAVAHLAQLDWPGNIRQLENAVYRAVVMSEGEQLGLGDFPLLSSQPHPETDIPTAPLMLEPIAAPSMVSGNEIPIAPFPQTGSLSILTPTGDIRPLEDMENEIIRFAISHYRGQMSEVARRLKIGRSTLYRKLDEAGVPGHGGKSGEETH, encoded by the coding sequence ATGGCTGCCAGTATTTTGATCGCCGACGACGACGCTGTGGCCCGCCGGCTGGTCGAGAACATGGTGCAGAAATGCGGCTATGAGACGATCGTCGTGGACTCCGGCGACGCCGCGATCGCCGCCCTCACCGCCCCCGATGCACCGGCCATCGACGGTGTCATCCTCGATCTCGTGATGCCCGGCCTCGACGGCATGGGCGTGCTGGCGAAAATCCGCGAAGCCGGCCTCAGCCTCCCCGTCATCGTGCAGACCGCCCATGGCGGCATCGACAATGTGATCTCCGCCATGCGCGCGGGCGCAGCCGATTTCGTCGTCAAGCCGGTCGGCATGGAGCGGCTCCAGGTCTCGCTTCGCAACGCCCTCAACGCCTCCGCGCTCAAGGGCGAATTGCAGCGCATCCGTCACAGCCGCGAGGGCCGGCTGACCTTCTCCGACATCATCACGCGCGCCGAAGCGATGGCGCCGGTCATGCGCACCGCGCAGAAGGCGGCGGGCTCCTCGATCCCCGTGCTGATCGAGGGCGACTCCGGCGTCGGCAAGGAGATGTTCGCGCGTGCCATCCACGGCAGCGGCGAGCGCAAGGCAAAGCCTTTCGTCGCGGTCAATTGCGGCGCGATCCCCGACAATCTCGTGGAGTCCATCCTGTTCGGCCACGAGAAGGGCGCCTTCACCGGTGCCACCGAACGCCACACCGGCAAGTTCGTCGAAGCCCATGGCGGCACGCTGTTCCTGGACGAGGTCAGCGAGCTGCCGCTGACCGCGCAGGTCAAGCTGCTCCGCGCGCTCCAGGAAGGCGCGGTCGAGGCGGTCGGCGGACGCAAGCCGGTCAAGGTCGACGTCCGCATCATCTCGGCAACCAACCGCAGGCTGCTGGAGCGGGTGAAGCAGGGACACTTCCGGGAGGATCTGTTCTATCGCCTCCATGTGCTGCCGCTGACGATCCCCTCGCTGCGCGCCCGTCGCGAGGACATCCCGCATCTGCTGCGGCATTTCCTGGCGCGCTTTGCGGCCGAGGAGAACCGTCCCATCGCCGGCATCAGCGGCGAGGCGGTCGCGCACCTCGCCCAGCTCGACTGGCCCGGCAACATCCGCCAGCTCGAAAACGCGGTCTACCGCGCGGTGGTCATGAGCGAGGGCGAGCAGCTTGGCCTTGGCGACTTCCCCCTGCTCTCCTCGCAGCCGCATCCCGAAACGGACATTCCGACCGCACCGTTGATGCTGGAGCCAATCGCGGCGCCCTCGATGGTATCAGGTAATGAAATACCGATTGCTCCGTTCCCCCAGACCGGATCGCTTTCCATCCTGACCCCGACCGGCGACATCCGCCCGCTGGAGGACATGGAGAACGAGATCATCCGCTTTGCGATCTCGCACTATCGCGGGCAGATGTCCGAGGTCGCCCGCCGCCTCAAAATCGGCCGGTCCACCCTCTATCGCAAACTCGACGAAGCCGGGGTTCCCGGCCATGGCGGGAAAAGCGGCGAGGAGACGCACTGA
- the pyk gene encoding pyruvate kinase, which translates to MRRLRRIKILATLGPASSDLAMIRRLFEAGADLFRINMSHTPHDKMRELVATIRNVESSYGRPIGILVDLQGPKLRLGAFAEGAVQLQNGQTFTLDSDKAPGDATRVNLPHPEILAALRPGHSLLLDDGKVRLIAEETSKEHAVTRVVVGGRMSDRKGVSLPDTDLPVSAMTPKDRADLEAALVTGVDWIALSFVQRADDVLEAKKMIRGRAAVMAKIEKPQAIDRLADILEASDALMVARGDLGVELPLERVPSLQKQMTRMARRAGKPVVIATQMLESMIQSPVPTRAEVSDVATAVYEGADAIMLSAESAAGKFPVEAVATMNRIGEEVERDPIYRSVLTAQRPPPETTAGDAIADAARQIAETLDLPALICWTSSGSTAVRVARERPKPPIVAITPNITAGRRLAVVWGVHCVVADDARDQDDMVSRAGQIAFRDGFVRAGQRVIIVAGVPLGIPGTTNMVRIASVGPEGDANI; encoded by the coding sequence ATGAGGCGTCTTCGCCGTATCAAGATTCTCGCGACGCTCGGACCTGCCTCTTCGGACCTTGCGATGATCCGCCGCCTGTTCGAGGCCGGCGCCGACCTGTTCCGCATCAACATGAGCCACACCCCGCATGACAAGATGCGGGAGCTGGTGGCGACGATCCGCAATGTCGAAAGCAGCTATGGCCGGCCGATCGGCATCCTGGTCGACCTGCAGGGCCCCAAGCTCCGGCTCGGCGCCTTCGCCGAGGGCGCGGTGCAGCTCCAGAACGGCCAGACCTTTACCCTCGATTCCGACAAGGCGCCGGGCGATGCCACGCGCGTCAATCTCCCGCATCCGGAGATCCTGGCCGCGCTGCGGCCGGGCCATTCGCTGCTGCTCGACGACGGCAAGGTGCGCCTGATCGCGGAGGAGACCTCGAAGGAGCACGCGGTGACGCGCGTCGTGGTCGGCGGCCGGATGTCCGACCGCAAGGGCGTCAGCCTGCCCGACACCGACCTGCCGGTCTCGGCGATGACGCCCAAGGACCGCGCCGACCTCGAAGCGGCGCTGGTCACCGGGGTGGACTGGATCGCGCTGTCCTTCGTGCAGCGCGCCGACGACGTGCTCGAGGCCAAGAAGATGATCCGCGGCCGCGCCGCCGTCATGGCCAAGATCGAGAAGCCGCAGGCGATCGACCGTCTCGCCGACATCCTCGAGGCCTCGGACGCGCTGATGGTGGCGCGCGGCGACCTCGGCGTCGAACTCCCGCTCGAGCGGGTGCCGAGCCTGCAGAAGCAGATGACGCGCATGGCGCGCCGCGCCGGCAAGCCGGTGGTGATCGCAACCCAGATGCTGGAATCGATGATCCAGTCGCCGGTGCCGACCCGCGCCGAAGTCTCCGACGTCGCCACCGCCGTCTATGAAGGCGCCGACGCCATCATGCTGTCGGCGGAATCGGCGGCCGGCAAATTTCCGGTCGAGGCGGTCGCGACCATGAACCGCATCGGCGAGGAGGTCGAGCGCGACCCGATCTATCGCTCTGTGCTCACCGCTCAGCGCCCCCCGCCGGAAACGACCGCCGGCGATGCCATCGCCGACGCCGCGCGGCAGATCGCCGAGACGCTCGACCTGCCCGCGCTGATCTGCTGGACCAGCTCGGGCTCGACCGCGGTGCGCGTCGCGCGCGAGCGGCCGAAGCCGCCGATCGTGGCGATCACGCCCAACATCACCGCCGGTCGCCGGCTCGCCGTCGTCTGGGGCGTGCATTGCGTGGTGGCGGACGATGCGCGCGACCAGGACGACATGGTGAGCCGCGCCGGCCAGATCGCCTTCCGGGACGGCTTCGTCCGCGCCGGCCAGCGCGTGATCATCGTCGCCGGCGTGCCGCTCGGCATCCCCGGCACCACCAACATGGTGCGCATCGCGTCGGTCGGCCCCGAGGGCGACGCGAATATCTAG
- a CDS encoding DUF882 domain-containing protein produces MLTGLARQFAVLSLSHAGVKAGSRIGLASVLLFAAGGSVHNAAALNETKTLSFHHTHSGEDLTVTFKRDGRYDEAALKQLDHFLRDWRTQDETVMDRHLFDILWEVYRDVDGKQPIQIISSYRSPATNAMLRRRSSGVARFSQHMLGHAMDFHIPGVPLEQIRFAGLRLQRGGVGFYPTSGSPFVHLDTGSIRHWPRMTHDQLARVFPDGKTVHVPTDGTPLKGYELAKAEIERRGNGDDAGSGKSNFFAALFKGKPAPASSSSDEDDEGAPAPAAKPAAPTLVAAAAKPAEAKPAEPVPTPRAKPSIAATIQLASADAQIVAPPKPKPAPVADKSTAGKPETPTDIINARGFWDTPATPQQATPAQVAALRARQALAQATDPQATASVSSAAYQALAYAPASASPVDRANVVAASAPIPRAARPAAATRSLAPATEINTVVGKSVDGAVATATRLSAAKGESIWLKIVMLSPSARRAMSVTLMGELDTAALRNYFVKPQAVVAMGFADDPMQGLSCDSFTGTATAKLQTTSFVVRTAALR; encoded by the coding sequence GTGCTGACTGGTCTCGCACGCCAATTCGCGGTGCTGTCGTTGTCCCATGCGGGAGTGAAGGCCGGATCCCGGATCGGCCTCGCTTCCGTATTGCTGTTTGCTGCCGGAGGCTCGGTTCACAACGCCGCCGCGCTGAACGAGACCAAGACGCTCTCCTTCCACCACACCCATTCCGGCGAAGACCTCACCGTCACTTTCAAGCGCGACGGGCGCTATGACGAAGCGGCGCTGAAGCAGCTCGATCATTTCCTGCGCGACTGGCGCACCCAGGACGAGACGGTCATGGACCGTCACCTGTTCGACATCCTCTGGGAAGTCTATCGCGACGTCGACGGCAAGCAGCCGATCCAGATCATCTCCTCCTATCGCTCCCCCGCCACCAACGCCATGCTTCGCCGCCGCTCCTCCGGCGTGGCGCGCTTCAGCCAGCACATGCTGGGGCATGCGATGGACTTCCACATTCCGGGCGTGCCGCTGGAGCAGATCCGCTTCGCCGGCCTACGCCTGCAGCGCGGCGGCGTCGGCTTCTACCCGACCTCTGGCTCGCCCTTCGTGCATCTGGACACTGGCAGCATCCGGCACTGGCCGCGCATGACCCATGACCAGCTCGCCCGCGTCTTCCCGGATGGAAAGACGGTGCATGTCCCGACCGACGGCACGCCGCTGAAGGGCTATGAGCTCGCCAAGGCCGAGATCGAGCGCCGCGGCAACGGCGACGATGCCGGCAGCGGCAAGTCGAACTTCTTCGCCGCCCTGTTCAAGGGCAAGCCGGCTCCGGCCTCCAGCAGCAGCGACGAGGATGACGAGGGCGCACCCGCGCCGGCCGCCAAGCCCGCCGCGCCGACATTGGTCGCCGCCGCAGCCAAACCTGCTGAAGCAAAGCCCGCCGAACCGGTGCCGACGCCGCGCGCCAAACCGTCGATTGCCGCCACGATCCAACTCGCCTCGGCCGATGCGCAGATCGTTGCGCCACCCAAGCCGAAGCCGGCGCCCGTGGCTGACAAGTCTACCGCCGGCAAGCCCGAGACTCCCACCGACATCATCAATGCGCGCGGCTTCTGGGATACCCCGGCCACGCCGCAGCAGGCGACGCCCGCCCAAGTGGCTGCGCTCAGGGCGCGCCAGGCCCTTGCTCAGGCCACCGATCCGCAAGCGACCGCCAGCGTCTCCAGCGCGGCCTATCAGGCATTGGCCTATGCGCCGGCGTCGGCCTCTCCGGTCGACCGCGCCAACGTCGTCGCCGCCTCCGCGCCGATCCCGCGCGCAGCCCGTCCCGCCGCCGCGACGCGCAGCCTCGCGCCTGCAACCGAGATCAACACCGTTGTCGGCAAGAGTGTCGATGGCGCAGTCGCCACCGCAACCCGCCTCTCGGCGGCCAAGGGCGAGAGCATCTGGCTCAAGATCGTGATGCTGTCGCCGAGCGCCCGCCGCGCGATGTCGGTGACGCTGATGGGCGAGCTCGATACCGCCGCGCTGCGTAACTATTTCGTCAAGCCGCAGGCCGTGGTCGCGATGGGCTTTGCCGACGATCCGATGCAAGGCCTGTCCTGCGACAGCTTCACGGGCACCGCCACCGCGAAGCTCCAGACGACGTCGTTCGTCGTGCGGACAGCGGCGCTGCGCTGA